In the Natronogracilivirga saccharolytica genome, one interval contains:
- the mnmA gene encoding tRNA 2-thiouridine(34) synthase MnmA, with translation MSRKGRVLVAMSGGVDSSVAAVMLREQGYEVIGITMKTWDYAQSGGNSDKETGCCTLESMNDARQVSMRFGFNHFIVDIRDEFGDWVIDRFVDEYMQGRTPNPCVLCNTHIKWAALLKRADKLNCDFIATGHYANVREQDGQYVISRGKDAHKDQSYALWGVDQKHLARTRFPLGSYHKSEIRRFAEEFELFNVANKKDSYEICFVPDNDYRRFLRDRVDGLEEKVDGGLFVDRRGNVLGKHKGYPFYTIGQRRGLHLALGKPVYVTHIDPETNTITVGEESELVNTTAVVRNVVMGKYDRITEEEMPVNAAIRYNDRGEPGFLTQNGEDEITVRFPEGRSAITPGQALVAYEGDDVLAGGWIHKATEPVFNDIIESQ, from the coding sequence ATGAGTAGAAAAGGACGCGTACTGGTGGCAATGAGCGGCGGAGTTGATTCTTCGGTTGCTGCCGTTATGCTCAGAGAGCAGGGCTATGAAGTGATCGGCATCACCATGAAAACATGGGATTATGCCCAAAGCGGAGGCAATTCAGACAAAGAAACCGGCTGCTGTACACTTGAGTCGATGAACGATGCCCGCCAGGTATCCATGCGCTTCGGATTCAACCACTTTATCGTTGATATCAGAGATGAGTTCGGAGACTGGGTGATCGACCGGTTCGTCGATGAATATATGCAGGGGCGCACCCCCAACCCGTGCGTTCTTTGCAATACCCACATTAAATGGGCCGCCCTGCTAAAGCGCGCGGACAAGCTGAACTGTGACTTCATCGCCACAGGACACTACGCAAATGTCCGCGAACAGGACGGGCAGTATGTCATATCCCGCGGAAAAGATGCGCACAAAGACCAGTCCTATGCGCTCTGGGGTGTAGACCAGAAACATCTTGCCCGGACAAGGTTTCCGCTAGGAAGTTATCACAAAAGTGAGATCCGCCGGTTTGCTGAAGAGTTTGAGCTTTTCAACGTAGCCAATAAAAAGGATTCGTACGAAATATGCTTTGTGCCGGATAACGACTACCGCCGGTTTCTCCGGGACCGTGTCGACGGGCTTGAAGAAAAAGTGGACGGCGGATTGTTTGTGGACCGCCGGGGCAATGTACTTGGCAAACACAAGGGATATCCATTTTATACCATCGGGCAGAGGAGGGGGTTGCATCTTGCGCTTGGAAAGCCAGTGTATGTAACTCATATTGATCCTGAAACCAATACCATTACGGTCGGAGAAGAATCCGAACTTGTAAACACCACCGCTGTTGTCCGCAATGTCGTAATGGGAAAATATGACCGCATCACCGAAGAGGAAATGCCGGTAAATGCCGCAATTCGATATAATGACAGGGGGGAGCCCGGCTTTCTGACGCAGAATGGTGAAGATGAAATTACTGTACGGTTCCCGGAAGGGCGTTCTGCCATCACTCCCGGCCAGGCCCTTGTTGCATACGAAGGTGACGATGTACTGGCAGGCGGATGGATTCATAAGGCTACCGAACCTGTTTTCAATGACATAATTGAATCGCAATGA
- a CDS encoding DUF4412 domain-containing protein, producing the protein MKKNTTSPVLSGNRLPVSARGSMFNLLMILIVTGAFTFSFLKPAQAESASDEAAFQGKVTLARYSVDAAGEREIKSRTPLIVHPDYILLEQSDGSSVDLLGNVQASGIIVRQKQEDFVFLTTDRNAVVMNKQELQQMINMLDSMRGNNNQSRSEADDIKLEPTGEQKELDGYTVKKWKLIPDGGVAEWHIWVTDELVIPWGLLAENWLTRRTLFSGLPVEEWLEEKKLPLQAEFWNGGKLAEVIKIEDIEHESIDHTRFQIPDGYKQINFQQMLFDRMRNR; encoded by the coding sequence ATGAAAAAAAACACCACTTCTCCTGTTTTATCCGGTAACCGTTTGCCCGTTTCCGCAAGGGGCAGCATGTTCAACCTTCTTATGATCCTGATCGTCACCGGGGCGTTCACATTTTCTTTTCTGAAACCGGCTCAGGCAGAGTCGGCATCAGACGAGGCCGCTTTCCAGGGCAAGGTCACCCTGGCCCGGTACAGTGTGGATGCCGCCGGAGAACGGGAGATCAAATCGCGCACACCGCTGATCGTTCATCCCGATTACATCCTTCTGGAGCAGTCTGATGGCTCCTCCGTGGATCTGCTCGGCAATGTACAGGCTTCGGGCATCATTGTAAGACAAAAACAGGAAGATTTCGTATTTCTCACAACAGACCGCAATGCCGTGGTCATGAACAAGCAGGAACTGCAGCAGATGATTAATATGCTGGACTCCATGAGAGGAAACAACAATCAGTCACGCAGTGAAGCCGATGACATTAAGCTCGAACCTACCGGCGAGCAGAAAGAACTTGACGGCTATACTGTGAAAAAATGGAAACTGATTCCCGACGGAGGTGTGGCAGAATGGCACATATGGGTGACCGATGAGCTGGTGATCCCCTGGGGTTTGCTGGCGGAAAACTGGCTGACCCGAAGAACACTGTTTTCCGGCCTTCCAGTCGAAGAATGGCTGGAGGAAAAAAAACTGCCGCTGCAGGCAGAGTTCTGGAATGGCGGCAAACTTGCCGAAGTGATAAAAATAGAGGATATTGAGCACGAAAGTATTGATCATACCCGCTTTCAGATACCTGACGGGTATAAGCAAATTAACTTTCAGCAGATGCTTTTTGACCGGATGAGAAACCGGTAG